CCAGGCGAAATGCTCGGGGGCCGTCCGGTAGCCCGGGAAAATCTCGTCCAGCCGGGCCAGCGCCTTCTCGTCCAGGCGTACGTCGAGTGCCCGGACGGCGTCGTCGAGGTGCTGCGGGACGCGCGGGCCGACGATCGGCGCCGTGACGGCCGGCTGGTGGAGCAGCCAGGCGAGCGCGACGTCACCAGGCTCGTGACCAAGCTCGGCGGCGAAGTCCTCGTAGGCCTCGATCTGCGGGCGCCTGGCCTCCAGGGCCGTCGCGGCCCGGCCTTCCAGTCGCCGCCTGCCCTCGCGCTCCTTGCGGAGCACGCCGCCGAGGAGCCCGCTCTGCAACGGCGACCACGGGAGGATGCCCACGCCGTAGTGCTGTGCCGCGGGCAGCACCTCCAACTCGACCTCACGGGTGAGCAGGTTGTAGATCGGCTGCTCACTGACCAGGCCGAACGTCCCGCGCCGGGCCGCCGCGCTCTGCGCCTGGGCAATGTGCCAGCCCGCGAAGTTGCTGCTGCCGACGTAGAGAATCTTGCCGGCCGCGACGGCGACGTCGACGGCCTGCCAGATCTCGTCCCACGGGGTGCCGCGGTCCACGTGGTGGAACTGGTAGAGGTCGATGTGGTCGGTCTGCAGGCGGGCCAGGCTCGCGTCCAGGGCGCGGCGGATGTTGAGCGCCGACAGCTTGCCCTCGTTGGGCCACTCCCCCATGGGGCCGTAGACCTTGGTGGCCAGCACCGTGCGCTCCCGGCGCCCACCGCCCTGCGCGAACCAGCGGCCAATGATCGACTCGGTGTGGCCCGGGCCCTCGCCCTGACCTGACACGCCGGCCGAGCGCAGGCCATAGACGTTGGCCGTGTCGAAGAAGTTGATGCCGTACTCGTGCGCCGAATCCATGATCTTGTGAGCATCGGCCTCGTCGGTAAGCGGACCGAAGTTCATCGTGCCGAGACACAGGCGCGAGACAGACAGTCCGGAACGGCCGAGATGAGTGAACTGCATCCTGGGCGAAGTCCTCTCCGATGAGGGATCGCTCGGCGCCAGGCTCAGACGGGCGCCGCGCTGGCCTTTCCAGTCTCCACCTCCACGTGGGCCCCAGGTCAAGCCCAGCACGGCCGTCAGCATCGGTGGCCACGTCAGGAAGGCATTTCCCGCAGCGGTACGCGGCTTGACCCTGCCGCTCCGGAGGAATTGAGTTGGGCCATGGTCAGGACGAGCGTGGCTCAGACCATGTGGCGGCTGTTCGAGCCCGTGCACGCCATCACCTGTTTCGCACCACCCCCAGCCTGGCCGCGTGGGAGGACGCGGGGTTGCGGGAGTACTGGCGCGGCTGTTTCGCCGGCCGGGCGGCGCCCATGGGGCAGGTCGGGGCCGGTCCATCCAGGCCGCCCAGCACCGGCGATCAGGCGGGCGCGGCGGCCTGTCGGGCGACAAGCTCAAGCACTTCACGCAGGGCGCCCCGCACCCGTTCGTCGCCGACGAGCCCATCCGGCCCCACCACATCCCGCCCCACCACGATGCGCACCGGGCTGGGCACTGCGACGACCGCGCCGACGTAACCCAGCACCGTGGCCAGCGCCGCGTCCGCACCACCCCCTCGGCCCTCGGTAGCCACATTGACCCAGGCAACCGGCTTGCCGTACAGCTCACCGCCCCCAACCGTCCAGTCGAGCAGGTTCTTCAGGCTGCCCGGCAACGACCCCGCATATTCCGGCGTGCAGAACAGCACCGCGTCCACCGCGTCGAGGTGCTGCCTCAGTTTCGCCACCGCGGGGTGAACCGGCTCCTGGTCGCCGGGAACGAATGCCGGCAACTGCGCCAGTCCCCGGTAGAGGTCGGCGATGACGCCGTCGGGGGCGACGGCCTGGGCGGTTCGCAACGCGGCCGTATTCGTCGAGCCGCTACGCGTGCTACCGGAAACGAGCAGGATCCTCATCTGAACGCCCACCCGCCACGCCCCTTCGTGCCGCTTGGGACAACACGCTTCCGTACGGCCAACACTCGCACCGAGCCGGTTACACCGGATGGCATCGATCCTGCCCTGTCCGCCGGCGACACGCCCCCCGCGCCTCGTTCCGGCCTCAGGCGCCGCTGGTGTCCCTGCGCCCGAGGTTCTCCCGCGGTTCACCGGCCGCGGACAGGGCTCGGAACGCGACCGCTTTCCGTGATCGCCGTACTGGCCGATCCGTCGGCTACCAGGAACCAGCGACTCAGGAGACCAGGCGGCTCAGGAGACTAGGAACGCAGGGTGGGAACGGTCAGAGCTTGGGCGCGGGCCGCGGTGGCGAGCAGGGCCTGGGCCGTCGACGCGAGGCCCGCGACCATCGCGACGAGGATCCGTGGGTCGTTCTGATCGCCCCAATCGTCGACGGCGGTGTGCGCGTGCGCGGTCGTGAGGTCGACCGTCACCGAACCGGGGCCGTCGCCCTCGCCGTTGCCGAACCCACTCGTCAGAAGGCTTCGCGCGGTGTCGGCGATGCCGCGGGCGACGAAGTCACGGGCCGACGGCCGATCCTCGCCCTCGCCCTCGCCGGCGTTGCCGTAGCGGTCCAGCAGCGAGCCGGCGAGGCCGTGCGGGCGCCGCGGCGACTCACTCGCATCGTCCGGCGGCATGCCACCGTCATCCCCACCGCCGCCGTCCCCACCACCGCCGTCCCCACCACCGTCGTCCCCGCCGCCTCCGTCGTCCCCGCCGCCTCCGTCTCCCTCACCATCGTCGCCACCGCCGCCGCCACCGTTTCCGCCACCACCGGCGTTGTCTCCCCCACCGGCGCCAGCGGTGGAGCTGTCGCTGATCGCCTCGCCGTTCCGGTCGAGAACGGTCGTATGCCGGTAAACGGTGCCGTCCTCGCCTTTCGAGGTGGTCTCGATGGTTGTCTCGCCGGTGGTTTCGTCCTGGGTGACCTTCGTTTCGCTCTCGTTCTTCCCGTCGGTCGAGTAGGAGCTTTTCTGCTCCGATGTGACGTTTCCGTTCACGTCGCGGTGGACGTCGGTGCGGACCGTCGTCGTGGTTCCCGAGTCGCGGTCCTTCCAGGTCGTCTCGGTAGCCGTGTCCGTTCCGCCACCCGGGGACGGCGTGGTGACCGTCTTCGTCGTCCTGTCGACGGTGTGCCCGTCACTGTCGACGTAGGTCTTCGTGTCCGTGTCCTGGCGGACTACCAGGTTCCCCTGGGCATCGCGCTGCTCACGGGACTCGCTGACCGAACCGTCCGGGCGCTCGGTCCGCTCCTTCGTGCCCTTCACACCGTTCGGCGAGACGACGGTGGTACTGGTTCGGACGCTGCCGTCGGGCTGGCGGACCGGACCCGTGGTCGTGACCGTCGGACGGGCGTCGCCCATGGTGACGGCGAGGTCGGGGAAGGCTCCAGGAGCGGTTCTGCCGGCCACGGCCCAGCCGCCCGTCTCGGCCGTCCAGCTCGCCGTCCCGTCCGGGCCGAACGTCGCCGTGCCACGGCCCGTCACCCGTTCGCCGCTTCGACGGGTCCAGCTCGTCTCCGTGTCATGCGGGCCGACCGCACGGGCGACGGTCACGAGCGTCGCCGCCGGCGCGCCCCAGCGGCCCGGAGCCAGCTCGACCTCGGTCTGTGACCAGCCGGAGCCGTCGGTCACTGCCACGCTGACGCCGTGGTGGCTCGTCTCGACGACCGCGTACCGCTGGCCGGTCCCGTCGGTCAGGACGGCCGTCAGGCGGCCGTTCGAGCGCAGTGCCAGCCTCATGCCGTCCGGCTCCCGTTCCCGAAGGGGATCGCGACGACGAGTCGGTCGTCATGGATCGCGGCCACCCGGCCGTCGCGGAGCGTCACGCTGAACGGCGGGGGCTCGGCGCCCGCGGGCGCCTCACGCGGGCCGGCTCCCGCCACCTCACGGACCTCACCCGTCGGCGACCAGACGGTCAGGCCGCCGTCGACGGTGCGCACACCGACCCCGTCCTCGATGCGGAACAGGCTCGCCGCGGGCGCGGGCAGCGCGACGACCTGGGTCGGCAGCAGCCAGCGCTGGATCAGCCGGGCCCCGTCCGGGGCGGCCGGCAGGTCATGCTCGAGCGTGAGCTCGGTGGCGGCATCCGTGACGAGTTCTATCGCCACGGCAGTGCCGTCCGCGGGTGAGAGCGCCGCCAGCCTGCGGTCGTCCGCACCGTCGCGGTGGCCGGTGACGGTGACGGTCGCGCCCCCGGGGATCTCGCTCACGGCCAGCTGCCAGTGCCGCAGAGCGTCCACGCCGTAGGTGAACGGAGGCGGGTCGACGAGCCAGCCGATCCTGATCCGCGGGTCGCGCCAGTCCCGGCCGAACCGGCGACACTGGTCGACGGCCAGGATCTTGACTCGGACAGGGTCCGGGGCGGGAGGCGGAGCGGGGACCGGTCCGGTCCCTATCGGTTTGCCGGACGGCGAGCGCAGGTAGCCCGTCAGGTCGTAGCGGCGGATGCCCGCCGAGGTGTGCAGGAACGCCCGTCCGACGGACCCGGCAGCCGCTGGATTCCCCACGATGGCGATGCGTTGTTCGGGCCGCGCGCTCCACCCGTCGAACTGGAGCTCCCAGCCCTCTGCGGGCAGGACCGTGCTGGAGCGGAACACCGCAACCGGGACGTGCATGACCAAGGTGGCCAGGGCCATCGCGTCGTCGGTGACCCGGACGTTGGGAACCTCGAACGTCTGTTTCCAGCCTCCGCCGTGTTCGCAGGTGACGCCGCCGACCCAGTCGCCCTGCAGCTGTCCCAACGGTTCGGCCGCCGGGGCGAAGGTCGCCCGGTGGTTGATGCCGAACGGGACGCCCAGCTTTCCCGAGACGACGAGGCCGTCAGGCCCGGCCGACGCGGCCTCGATGAGGGCGGTCGGCAGCGGGGCGGGCAGGCCCTGGGTTCCCTCATAGGTCGCCGAAGAGTCGTCGCTCGCGACCTCCCGCAGGTCGCCGCGTGAGTCGCCACCCGTCACCTGGTTGCGCACCCCGTCGGCGATCATCGAGCCGACGAGGCTCAGGCTCAGTGCGGCGAACGCTATCGCGGGGACAGGGTTGACCACCGCCAGCAGGAGGGTGAGCGGGCCGCCCTTGGCCGCCCAGCATCGAAACGAGTCCCAGTCCGACGCGTTCGCGGCTATCACGAGCCGCGTGGTCAGGCTCTTCGCCTCGATATCGGGAACCAGCGCCAGCCGCGCGGTGACGTCGACCGAGAGGTCG
The genomic region above belongs to Parafrankia irregularis and contains:
- a CDS encoding aldo/keto reductase, with the protein product MQFTHLGRSGLSVSRLCLGTMNFGPLTDEADAHKIMDSAHEYGINFFDTANVYGLRSAGVSGQGEGPGHTESIIGRWFAQGGGRRERTVLATKVYGPMGEWPNEGKLSALNIRRALDASLARLQTDHIDLYQFHHVDRGTPWDEIWQAVDVAVAAGKILYVGSSNFAGWHIAQAQSAAARRGTFGLVSEQPIYNLLTREVELEVLPAAQHYGVGILPWSPLQSGLLGGVLRKEREGRRRLEGRAATALEARRPQIEAYEDFAAELGHEPGDVALAWLLHQPAVTAPIVGPRVPQHLDDAVRALDVRLDEKALARLDEIFPGYRTAPEHFAW
- a CDS encoding NADPH-dependent FMN reductase gives rise to the protein MRILLVSGSTRSGSTNTAALRTAQAVAPDGVIADLYRGLAQLPAFVPGDQEPVHPAVAKLRQHLDAVDAVLFCTPEYAGSLPGSLKNLLDWTVGGGELYGKPVAWVNVATEGRGGGADAALATVLGYVGAVVAVPSPVRIVVGRDVVGPDGLVGDERVRGALREVLELVARQAAAPA